One window of Mangrovibacterium diazotrophicum genomic DNA carries:
- a CDS encoding ATP-dependent helicase, producing the protein MNYLDGLNEAQRAAVVNIDGPSLVIAGAGSGKTRVLTFRIAHLLQQGAKPGSILSLTFTNKAAREMKERIATIVGHSTARNLWMGTFHSIFARILRTEAEVLGFPSNFTIYDSADSKSLLKTILKSMQLDEKVYKPNVVAGRISAAKNSLITPPAYQQNGQIMEYDMSIRMPRIAEIYKEYEKRCRLAGAMDFDDLLLKTNILFRDHKDILAKYQQKFDYLLVDEYQDTNFAQYLIVKNLAALHQNLCVVGDDAQSIYSFRGARIENILNFQKDYPQHKIFKLEQNYRSTQTIVNAANSVIAKNKRQIPKNVFSDNPHGNRIKVFSALTDNEEGYLIANEISETRMRHHYNYLDYAILYRTNAQSRIFEEALRKRNIPYKIYGGLSFYQRKEIKDLLSYFRLVINPKDNEALKRIINYPARGIGDTTLAKLEQAALAEGVSIFEVVKKSPQENPAGLNKGTLSKLVEFSGIIQQFEEKTEIADAYELAGLIATQTGIMKDLYRDQTPEGLSRFENIQELLNGIQEFTINAREEGSPNALGNYMEDVALLTDQDSDKEEDRDKVTLMTVHSSKGLEFKNVFIVGVEENLFPSAPMGGASPSIESFEEERRLFYVALTRAEENAYLSFAKQRYRWGKLDFCNPSRFITEVDPKFLDLPEDNGIGYEREPTVAGGYAGFRKPQPEQPAAPTQPGRQTAANPQAMNQKLMQLREAKKQNQNFDGDDPRDIQSGMTVEHQRFGKGKVQQVEGAFPNLKATVFFQNAGQKQLLLKFAKLRIVR; encoded by the coding sequence ATGAATTATTTGGATGGATTAAATGAAGCCCAACGGGCAGCCGTTGTCAACATTGACGGACCGTCATTGGTTATCGCCGGAGCCGGCTCCGGAAAAACCAGAGTACTTACTTTTCGTATTGCCCACCTGTTGCAACAGGGCGCAAAACCCGGAAGTATTCTATCACTGACGTTCACCAACAAAGCGGCACGCGAAATGAAAGAACGTATTGCAACCATTGTCGGCCACTCAACAGCCCGCAATTTATGGATGGGTACGTTTCACTCTATTTTTGCCCGCATTTTGCGCACCGAAGCAGAAGTGCTTGGCTTTCCGTCCAACTTCACCATTTACGACTCGGCTGATTCGAAAAGTTTGTTGAAGACGATTTTGAAGAGCATGCAGCTCGACGAGAAAGTTTACAAGCCCAACGTGGTTGCCGGACGTATTTCGGCAGCAAAAAACAGCTTGATTACCCCACCCGCATACCAGCAAAACGGGCAAATTATGGAATACGATATGAGTATCCGCATGCCACGAATTGCTGAAATTTACAAGGAATACGAAAAGCGATGCAGATTGGCCGGCGCTATGGACTTTGACGATTTGTTGCTGAAGACAAACATTCTTTTCCGCGATCACAAAGACATTCTGGCAAAGTACCAGCAAAAATTCGATTACCTTTTGGTAGACGAGTACCAGGATACCAACTTTGCGCAGTACCTGATTGTGAAAAACCTGGCGGCACTGCACCAGAATTTGTGTGTAGTTGGCGACGATGCACAAAGTATTTATTCGTTCCGTGGCGCGCGAATTGAAAACATTCTGAACTTCCAGAAAGATTACCCGCAACACAAGATCTTCAAACTCGAACAAAATTACCGTTCGACCCAAACGATTGTGAACGCGGCCAATAGCGTGATTGCCAAGAACAAACGCCAGATACCAAAAAATGTATTTTCAGATAATCCGCATGGCAACCGCATCAAGGTCTTCTCGGCTTTGACTGATAACGAAGAAGGCTACCTGATTGCCAATGAAATCAGCGAAACGCGCATGCGTCACCACTACAACTACCTGGATTACGCCATTCTTTACCGGACCAACGCGCAGTCGCGTATCTTTGAAGAAGCCCTGCGAAAACGAAACATTCCTTATAAAATATACGGTGGCTTATCCTTCTACCAACGCAAAGAAATCAAGGATCTGCTGTCTTATTTTCGACTGGTTATCAACCCAAAGGACAACGAAGCACTGAAACGAATCATCAACTACCCGGCACGCGGGATCGGTGATACCACTTTGGCAAAACTGGAACAGGCAGCCTTGGCCGAAGGCGTTTCAATTTTCGAAGTAGTCAAAAAAAGTCCACAGGAAAACCCTGCAGGGCTAAACAAAGGAACACTCAGCAAGCTCGTTGAATTCTCCGGCATCATCCAGCAATTTGAAGAGAAAACCGAGATTGCCGATGCCTACGAATTGGCCGGATTGATCGCCACGCAAACGGGCATCATGAAAGACCTGTACCGTGATCAAACGCCGGAGGGCCTGAGCCGTTTCGAAAACATCCAGGAATTGTTGAATGGTATCCAGGAATTTACCATCAATGCCCGCGAAGAAGGGTCGCCAAATGCACTGGGAAATTACATGGAGGACGTTGCCCTTTTGACCGACCAGGACAGCGACAAAGAGGAAGACCGCGACAAAGTAACCCTGATGACGGTGCACTCATCCAAAGGTCTGGAGTTTAAAAACGTATTTATTGTTGGGGTTGAAGAAAACCTGTTTCCTTCGGCGCCAATGGGCGGTGCCAGTCCAAGTATTGAGTCGTTTGAGGAAGAACGTCGTTTGTTCTACGTGGCACTTACGCGTGCTGAGGAAAACGCTTACCTGAGTTTCGCCAAACAACGGTACCGTTGGGGAAAACTGGATTTCTGCAACCCGAGTCGTTTCATCACTGAAGTTGATCCCAAGTTTTTGGATTTACCGGAGGACAATGGTATTGGCTACGAACGGGAACCGACTGTTGCAGGTGGTTACGCCGGTTTCAGAAAACCGCAACCGGAACAACCTGCAGCACCGACACAGCCTGGACGACAAACGGCAGCCAATCCGCAAGCGATGAACCAAAAGCTGATGCAGCTGCGTGAAGCCAAAAAACAAAATCAAAACTTTGATGGCGACGACCCGCGCGATATCCAAAGCGGAATGACCGTGGAACATCAGCGTTTTGGTAAAGGAAAAGTACAACAGGTAGAAGGTGCGTTCCCGAATTTGAAAGCAACCGTTTTCTTCCAAAATGCCGGACAAAAGCAGTTGTTGTTGAAATTTGCGAAGCTCCGAATCGTCCGCTAA
- a CDS encoding elongation factor G, whose amino-acid sequence MKVYQTNEIRNIALIGNAGSGKTTLAEAMLLEGGVINRRGEVTAKNTVSDYQPIEQDYGNSVFSTVLHTEYNNKKINIIDTPGMDDFRGSVISALHVVGSALVVVNTPHGIESGTESAYRITHNAHKPVIFLFNHLDHENANYEQTLEQAKANYGAKVTPIQYPVNAGPGFDTIIDVLKMKQYKFPLDGGPAQITEIPENEKERADALHNELVEMAAENDEGLMELYFEKGTLTEDEMRQGIKLGMIERSLFPVFCAGAKHDIGVSRLMEFITNITPSPAEAVEVPEVNGKHPKVDPSDPTSLFVFKTTIEQHVGEITFFKVMSGTVKEGQDLTNSKSGNKERISQIFVNAGKNRTKVSEMIAGDIGSTVKLRETKVNHTLSEKEAAYNFKPIEFPSSRHSVALYAVNEADEEKVGEMFAKLHDEDPTYVVEYSKELKQMLIHCQGEYHLNALYWYYKNIFKIDIEFKAPKIPYRETITKSAQADYRHKKQSGGAGQFGEVHMIIEPYEEGSEPKTSFKMNGKDQKLSVRDTQEHPLPWGGKLIYHNCIVGGSIDARFLPAILKGIMEKMEEGPLTGSYARDIRVYVYDGKMHPVDSNEISFKLAGRNAFSQAFKEAGPKILEPIYNLEVVVPSDRMGDVMSDLQGRRALIMGMGSEKGYEKIEAKVPLKEMYKYATSLSSLTQGRGRFSMKFDGYEKVPQEVQEELLNTYAAELVED is encoded by the coding sequence ATGAAAGTATATCAGACAAACGAAATCCGGAACATTGCTTTAATTGGCAATGCCGGCAGTGGGAAAACCACCCTCGCAGAAGCCATGCTGCTTGAGGGTGGAGTAATTAACCGCCGGGGCGAAGTAACAGCCAAAAACACCGTATCGGATTACCAGCCCATCGAGCAGGACTATGGCAACTCCGTTTTCTCTACCGTACTTCATACCGAATACAACAATAAAAAAATCAACATCATCGACACCCCGGGAATGGACGATTTCCGAGGGTCAGTAATTTCCGCTCTTCATGTGGTTGGCAGCGCCCTTGTTGTTGTCAACACACCACACGGAATCGAGTCAGGAACTGAATCTGCTTACCGAATTACGCACAACGCACACAAGCCTGTGATTTTCCTGTTCAATCATCTTGATCACGAAAACGCCAACTACGAACAAACATTGGAACAGGCAAAAGCCAACTACGGCGCCAAAGTCACCCCGATCCAATACCCGGTCAATGCCGGACCCGGTTTCGACACAATTATCGACGTGTTGAAAATGAAACAATATAAATTCCCGCTGGATGGCGGACCGGCCCAAATAACCGAAATCCCGGAAAATGAAAAAGAACGGGCTGATGCACTGCACAACGAATTGGTAGAAATGGCAGCCGAAAACGACGAGGGACTAATGGAACTCTATTTCGAAAAAGGGACATTAACCGAAGACGAAATGCGCCAGGGAATCAAATTGGGCATGATTGAACGTTCTCTATTCCCCGTATTCTGCGCCGGCGCCAAACACGATATCGGTGTGAGCCGCCTGATGGAATTCATCACAAACATCACACCTTCGCCTGCTGAAGCAGTTGAAGTTCCCGAAGTGAACGGCAAACACCCCAAAGTTGACCCATCGGATCCAACTTCACTCTTTGTTTTCAAAACAACCATTGAGCAACATGTTGGCGAAATCACCTTCTTCAAAGTAATGAGCGGAACCGTAAAAGAAGGCCAGGATTTGACCAACTCGAAATCAGGAAACAAGGAGAGAATCTCCCAAATCTTCGTCAATGCCGGTAAAAACCGTACCAAAGTGAGCGAAATGATCGCCGGCGACATCGGTTCAACCGTCAAACTAAGGGAGACAAAAGTGAACCATACCTTAAGTGAAAAAGAAGCAGCATACAATTTCAAACCAATTGAATTCCCTTCATCACGACACTCAGTTGCTCTTTACGCAGTTAACGAAGCTGATGAAGAAAAGGTAGGCGAAATGTTCGCCAAGCTTCACGACGAAGACCCAACCTACGTTGTTGAATACTCGAAAGAACTGAAACAAATGCTGATTCATTGCCAGGGCGAGTACCACCTGAATGCATTGTACTGGTACTACAAAAACATTTTCAAAATCGATATCGAATTTAAAGCACCGAAAATTCCCTATCGCGAAACCATCACCAAATCGGCCCAGGCTGACTATCGTCACAAAAAGCAATCGGGTGGCGCCGGCCAGTTCGGAGAGGTCCACATGATCATCGAGCCCTACGAAGAAGGCTCGGAACCGAAAACCTCATTCAAAATGAATGGCAAAGATCAAAAGCTTTCTGTTCGCGATACACAGGAACACCCGCTTCCATGGGGTGGAAAATTGATCTACCACAACTGTATCGTCGGTGGTTCAATTGACGCACGTTTTCTGCCGGCAATACTGAAAGGTATCATGGAAAAAATGGAAGAAGGTCCCCTCACCGGATCGTACGCCCGCGACATCCGGGTTTATGTGTACGACGGAAAAATGCACCCGGTTGATAGCAACGAAATCTCGTTCAAACTGGCAGGGCGCAACGCTTTCTCGCAAGCCTTTAAAGAAGCAGGGCCAAAAATCCTGGAACCAATCTATAATCTCGAAGTTGTTGTTCCAAGCGACCGCATGGGTGATGTCATGAGCGACCTGCAAGGTCGCCGCGCATTAATCATGGGCATGGGCAGCGAAAAAGGTTATGAAAAGATTGAAGCAAAAGTTCCGCTGAAGGAGATGTACAAATATGCGACATCCCTGAGCTCACTGACACAAGGGAGAGGCCGTTTCTCGATGAAATTTGACGGATACGAAAAAGTTCCGCAGGAAGTACAGGAAGAATTGCTAAACACCTATGCTGCCGAATTAGTAGAAGACTAA
- a CDS encoding 2-hydroxyacid dehydrogenase: protein MSEEKSKPLIAFFDTKPYDREVFNQLNEDYGYRIKYFQYHITPDNCILAKDADVVVVFVNDIISAEVIDQLSEFGVKLVALRCSGFNNVDLKHAKGKMQIVRVPAYSPNAIAEHTVALMMTLNRKIHRAYFRTRDANFTLNGLMGFTMQGKTAGVIGTGKIGKALVKILKGFDMEVLAYDPYPDEKLASEIGFTYVDLDSLLQKSDVISLNCPLTRETKWLIDKDAIALMKKGVMIINTGRGKLIRTSDLIDGLKSGKVASAGLDVYEEESEYFFEDLSDRVLFDDTLARLLTFNNVIITSHQAFFTREALMNIAGVTLDNIRDFFDGKKLVNEVVYSK, encoded by the coding sequence ATGAGTGAAGAAAAATCAAAGCCGTTGATTGCCTTTTTTGATACGAAACCCTACGATCGTGAAGTTTTTAATCAGCTGAACGAAGATTATGGTTACCGCATTAAATATTTCCAATATCATATTACTCCCGATAACTGTATTTTGGCCAAGGATGCCGATGTTGTGGTGGTGTTTGTGAACGACATTATATCTGCGGAAGTTATTGATCAGCTTTCTGAGTTTGGCGTAAAGTTGGTCGCTTTGCGTTGTTCCGGTTTTAACAATGTGGATTTGAAGCACGCTAAAGGGAAAATGCAAATTGTTCGGGTGCCTGCCTATTCGCCAAATGCAATTGCCGAACATACCGTTGCACTGATGATGACGCTGAACCGGAAGATTCACCGGGCTTATTTCAGAACCCGCGATGCGAACTTTACGCTAAATGGCTTGATGGGCTTTACCATGCAAGGAAAAACTGCTGGGGTAATTGGAACCGGAAAGATCGGGAAAGCATTGGTGAAAATCCTGAAAGGTTTTGATATGGAAGTGTTGGCTTACGATCCCTACCCGGATGAGAAGCTGGCATCAGAGATTGGGTTTACCTACGTTGATCTGGATAGCCTGTTGCAAAAGTCGGATGTTATTTCGCTGAACTGCCCGTTGACTCGGGAAACTAAATGGCTGATCGATAAAGATGCCATCGCTTTGATGAAAAAAGGTGTGATGATTATCAATACCGGTCGTGGTAAGCTGATTCGAACTTCGGATTTGATTGACGGTTTGAAGTCAGGGAAAGTTGCCTCTGCTGGTTTGGACGTTTACGAAGAAGAGAGCGAATATTTCTTCGAGGATTTGTCGGATCGTGTTTTGTTCGACGATACTTTGGCTCGTTTGCTGACCTTCAATAATGTAATTATTACCTCTCATCAAGCCTTTTTTACGCGGGAAGCTTTGATGAATATCGCCGGAGTTACCTTGGATAATATCCGCGATTTCTTTGATGGTAAAAAACTGGTAAACGAGGTGGTTTATTCGAAATAG
- a CDS encoding T9SS type B sorting domain-containing protein, protein MKRLFSCFLCLTMCLLGGTLRAQITANSDGVATTSYSTGPQDNIYIFCSQQGGSVGALTAAYSSGDPANYEWLKYNSGTNSFEAFQSDNSNAVSSTINNLADGCYRVNVVSGGNTETYTAWVFNSWYEVSASISESTCEYFQLTGAFTEASSTYNDLGTGGTLQLYKNVQVKWEAGSDLQSSLLSPAIYNPPAESATYKLTVYDQFGCSGEADVYYESIVPEAAFVTDYNSTAAEAPLTVNFTNQSTNADEYEWFFYRDLYEMIDEAESQGSVSDSIMDVALDQNPVYTYQSTGKYMVKLVATKNSSSAVCRDTTYLDYYIIADSSFIEAPNFFTPNNDGTNETFLIKYSSMKSIDIKIFNRWGKQVFSVSRSNLGTFDNDGADLGWDGKIGGRYASPGVYYYVVEGRGRDDRKRKAQGFFHLFRGK, encoded by the coding sequence ATGAAGCGCTTGTTTTCCTGTTTCCTATGCCTGACGATGTGTTTGTTGGGTGGTACTTTGAGAGCTCAAATAACCGCAAATTCAGATGGTGTTGCAACAACTTCTTACAGCACCGGCCCTCAGGATAATATCTATATTTTTTGCAGTCAGCAAGGTGGCTCAGTAGGAGCCTTGACAGCGGCCTATTCAAGCGGAGATCCTGCCAATTACGAGTGGTTGAAGTATAATTCCGGAACGAATTCGTTCGAGGCTTTTCAGTCTGACAACTCCAATGCGGTCAGTTCTACGATTAATAATTTAGCCGATGGTTGTTATCGGGTGAATGTGGTTTCGGGCGGCAACACGGAAACTTATACGGCCTGGGTTTTCAATAGTTGGTACGAGGTTTCGGCTTCGATTTCCGAGTCAACTTGTGAATATTTCCAGCTAACCGGTGCTTTTACCGAGGCTAGCTCAACTTATAATGATTTGGGAACCGGTGGAACGCTTCAGTTGTATAAAAATGTCCAGGTGAAATGGGAGGCAGGCTCTGACTTGCAAAGTTCGTTGCTGAGTCCGGCAATTTACAATCCGCCGGCCGAAAGTGCAACCTACAAGCTGACGGTGTACGACCAGTTTGGCTGTTCCGGTGAAGCGGATGTTTATTACGAGTCGATTGTGCCGGAAGCGGCTTTTGTGACCGATTATAATTCGACTGCAGCGGAAGCGCCTTTGACTGTTAACTTCACTAACCAGTCGACGAATGCTGACGAGTATGAATGGTTTTTTTACCGGGATTTGTATGAAATGATTGACGAAGCGGAATCGCAGGGATCAGTTTCCGACAGTATCATGGACGTAGCTTTGGATCAAAATCCGGTTTATACCTACCAAAGTACAGGTAAGTATATGGTGAAGCTGGTTGCAACGAAGAATTCGTCATCGGCGGTTTGTCGGGATACGACTTACCTGGATTACTATATCATCGCGGATTCATCGTTTATTGAAGCTCCCAACTTCTTCACGCCTAACAATGATGGTACGAATGAGACTTTCTTAATTAAATACAGCTCCATGAAGAGCATTGATATCAAAATATTCAATCGATGGGGGAAACAAGTCTTTTCCGTTAGTCGAAGCAACCTGGGAACCTTTGATAATGATGGCGCAGATTTAGGTTGGGATGGAAAGATTGGTGGTCGTTATGCGAGTCCCGGGGTTTATTACTATGTCGTAGAAGGGCGAGGGCGAGACGATCGCAAGCGAAAAGCCCAGGGATTTTTTCACTTGTTTCGAGGGAAATAG
- a CDS encoding peptidase domain-containing ABC transporter → MSRFPHFKQPDAMDCGPTCLRMIAKFYGKSIPLDYLRDQSHISREGVSLLGISDAAEAIGMRSMGTKVTFEQLVKDVPKPCVVHWDQNHFVVLYDAGKGKMHVADPAFGLVKYTDAEFKQHWLATAKDGVSKGICLLLQPTPAFYEREDEKKPQGGFSFLFRYLRPHRRLISQLLVGLVAASIIQLIFPFLTQSLVDVGINNQDLDFIYLVLIAQMVLFIGQMSIEFIRSWILLHISTRINISIISDFLIKLMKLPIGFFDTKMIGDLMQRIQDHRRIERFLTTQTLGVLFSVISLSVFAIVLAIYSWVILLIFLIGSLLYIFWVWLFMRKRRELDYKRFSQMADNQSMLIQLINGMQEIKLNNFEKQKRWEWERIQARLFRVNVQNLSVDQYQQAGSVFVNQTKNILITVVAAMAVLNGDMTLGMMLAVQFIIGQMNSPLNELINFMHLAQEAKISLERLGEIHNKKEEEEKDKPLLNTMPLDKTLYLENVVFQYEGPHSPKVLDRINLTIPDNKITAIVGTSGSGKTTLVKLLLGFYPPVDGKIRVGETDLQNFSQQWWRTKVGAVMQDGFIFSDTITSNIAVGVERLDKQRLLFAAKMANLMDLIERLPLGFNTKIGQDGHGLSQGQKQRILIARVIYKNPDYLFFDEATNALDANNEKVIMENLNEIYQGKTVIVVAHRLSTVKNADQIVVLERGEIIELGNHEELTAKRGAYYNLVKNQLELGS, encoded by the coding sequence ATGTCCCGTTTCCCTCATTTTAAACAACCTGATGCAATGGACTGTGGGCCAACTTGCCTGCGAATGATTGCAAAATTCTACGGGAAAAGCATACCGCTCGATTATCTTCGGGATCAATCACACATTTCACGGGAAGGAGTTTCGTTGCTTGGGATTAGCGACGCGGCTGAGGCGATTGGCATGCGGTCGATGGGAACCAAGGTCACCTTTGAGCAACTGGTGAAAGATGTGCCCAAGCCCTGTGTTGTGCACTGGGATCAGAATCACTTTGTGGTTTTGTACGACGCCGGGAAGGGGAAAATGCACGTGGCCGACCCGGCTTTCGGGTTGGTGAAATATACCGACGCCGAGTTTAAACAACATTGGCTGGCAACCGCCAAGGACGGAGTGAGCAAAGGGATTTGCCTGTTGTTGCAACCAACTCCTGCCTTTTACGAACGCGAAGATGAAAAGAAACCGCAAGGTGGTTTCTCTTTTTTGTTTCGCTACCTGCGTCCGCATCGACGACTGATATCGCAATTGCTCGTAGGGCTGGTGGCAGCAAGTATCATCCAGTTGATATTTCCGTTTTTAACACAGAGTTTGGTTGATGTTGGTATCAATAACCAGGATCTGGATTTCATTTACCTGGTGTTGATTGCCCAAATGGTTCTTTTCATTGGCCAGATGTCGATTGAGTTTATTCGTTCCTGGATCCTGCTACACATTTCAACACGGATTAATATTTCCATCATATCCGATTTCCTCATTAAGTTGATGAAATTGCCAATCGGCTTTTTCGATACCAAAATGATAGGCGACCTGATGCAGCGTATTCAGGATCACCGGCGCATTGAGCGATTTTTGACGACACAAACCCTAGGGGTGTTGTTTTCAGTCATTAGTTTGTCTGTCTTCGCCATTGTTTTGGCAATCTATAGCTGGGTAATTCTGTTAATCTTTTTGATCGGTTCTTTGCTTTATATTTTTTGGGTGTGGCTGTTTATGCGGAAACGCCGGGAACTCGATTACAAACGGTTCTCGCAAATGGCCGACAATCAAAGTATGCTGATTCAGCTGATCAACGGAATGCAGGAAATTAAACTGAATAATTTTGAAAAGCAGAAACGCTGGGAGTGGGAACGAATACAGGCCCGTCTGTTCAGGGTGAATGTGCAAAATCTGTCTGTTGATCAGTATCAGCAGGCGGGATCTGTTTTCGTCAACCAAACCAAAAACATATTAATCACTGTTGTAGCGGCCATGGCTGTGTTAAATGGTGATATGACACTGGGGATGATGTTGGCTGTTCAATTTATTATTGGGCAGATGAACAGTCCACTGAATGAGCTCATTAATTTTATGCACCTTGCGCAGGAGGCTAAAATTAGTTTGGAGCGTTTGGGCGAAATTCATAATAAGAAAGAAGAAGAAGAGAAAGATAAGCCTTTGCTGAATACCATGCCGCTGGATAAAACACTGTATCTCGAAAATGTGGTTTTCCAGTATGAAGGTCCCCACTCGCCCAAGGTGCTTGATCGTATCAATTTGACGATACCTGATAATAAGATCACGGCAATTGTTGGTACCAGCGGTAGCGGTAAAACTACGTTGGTGAAGTTGCTGCTTGGGTTCTATCCTCCGGTTGACGGAAAGATCAGGGTAGGCGAGACCGATCTGCAAAATTTCTCGCAACAGTGGTGGCGTACCAAAGTCGGCGCCGTGATGCAGGATGGATTTATCTTTTCGGATACGATTACCTCCAACATTGCCGTTGGTGTAGAGCGGTTGGATAAACAGCGTTTGCTGTTTGCCGCCAAGATGGCTAACCTGATGGATCTAATCGAGCGATTGCCTCTTGGCTTTAATACAAAAATTGGACAAGATGGTCACGGTTTGAGTCAGGGGCAGAAGCAGCGTATTTTGATCGCCCGTGTAATCTATAAGAATCCCGATTACCTGTTTTTCGATGAGGCGACCAATGCTTTGGACGCTAACAACGAAAAAGTGATCATGGAAAACCTGAACGAGATTTATCAGGGCAAAACGGTAATTGTGGTGGCGCACAGGTTAAGTACGGTGAAAAATGCTGACCAGATTGTTGTGCTTGAGCGCGGTGAAATCATCGAGCTCGGAAATCATGAAGAATTGACCGCCAAACGCGGAGCCTATTATAATTTAGTGAAAAACCAATTGGAACTCGGAAGTTAA